The DNA window tttaacacataaaaaaaagatataacttAACTAGTAACGTTATTAACGCTTATGTCATTGATTTCtttaattattagtattaaaTTTAGGGGGAGACTCACATAAAGACGGccaaaataactttttttaaagtTGCTGATGTGTCATTCTATGATTGGTATTTTATAAAACcggttaataaaatttatttttaaaccaGATGCTTAAAATCCGGTTCAACCCAGCTGGTTTGAATAAACCGATCCGAGTCTTTTCCTTTTTTGCCCTTTTCTTCGATCTCCCAAAGGATGTCGTTTCATAATCCCTTCTCCTCCCTTAACCTCACTTTCATAGAAGTTCTCTCATCTCTCATATCTCATTGACCCAAGTTTTCTCCTTCTATCAGCATCATCCGACAAGCTCGTCGTCGGTCTCCTCCAGTCTCCTATCTCGCGTGCCTTCCTCGCCCTCGTCGTCACTGGCGGCAGTAGCAGCAGCTCCCTGACCTGGACGTCGTCGCTGCTCCGTCTCTTGTCGCTGCCTCGCAATCAGTTTCGTGCCGTCATTGCGTCCGTCGACGTCGAGACAGAAGCAGCAGGTCCCCGACTTCCTCCTCGCCTTCAGCAACTCGTCGACCTCCTTCGCACAACCTGGTCCCAATCAGGTGAGTTTTCAACAAATTTTCTTCTTCGTCTGTTTTGTGTTTGGTTgttgtgtttgattttttttgtcaaaaataatcaCATTGAGTGAAGATCACCAATATCGGCACATGGGTATTCATAAAAAGATGAACTGTATGAATGATTGAAGCCAAAATTGggatttttactattttattaataattgtaTAATTGGGATCAAACAGAATTAAACGGGTTATGCAAAAAACTggtaactaaaattaaaatggattttgaaataaaaagtaGCGAATTTAAAGTGTTAGAAAGATGCCAATCGTACCCAGAActcacagaagaagaagaacaagaagaacttGGAGGTGTAGTAGCACTAGTAGTGTTCCAATCACTATCACTCTTGTCATGATCAGCATTATTCTTTTGAATGCTTGGTTGTTGAAGCATTATCACCTCTTTTGTGTCCCTTAATTCTAAGTTCATATTAGGTGCAGTAGATCGAGTAGGTGCTCTTCTCTTGGAAGCTTTTAATGCAGCAATTGTCAATGGTGGGAGGGAAGGAGGAATAATCATTCAAAGATTTCATGAAGCAATAAATTTTCCTCCTGATCCAATGTGAGTTCCACTAGTTCTTTATCTCATTATATGTTCTTCCTGGTAAATGCCCTGCTATCACTGACCACCTACATTTATTACATACCAAACAAAACATCATCAAAATAGAATTAACTATTTCCCACTCAGATACAAGAAACTACTTTGGTAAATTATGATTTATTCATTTCTTTAAAACTGTAAACACATGCTAATTTGCATATCCTCTTGCATTAACATTAGCTTATGCTGGTTGGTTATTATTAAGTTATTAACTTACAACTGAGAAAAATTTAACTTTggaaaaattatcattttattttcagttttgattaatttaatgTTTCATATTAGTCTTAGTTAGGAATATAAttgatgtttctttttcattatatcAGATTCCTTCTATATGTGTAGTGCTAGCTTCTATAGATTCACTCAAAGCTAGCTAATTAAGCATATCACTATTATATTCGTGTATCATCAGACTAAACTGCAAACATTTATCTTTAGGTAttaaataacaatttaattaaacatatcaacttgtgattagagagaggcagcatatatttatatatatacctaTTACCAAGAACAGCATGCAACTTGACAATGATCTCTTCCTCTTGGGGAGTGATGTTGCCTCTCTTGACATCTGATCTGAGGTAGTTTATCCATCTGAGTCTGCAACTCTTACCACACCTTAAGAGTCCAGCATTCTTGGGCAACGACCTCCATGAACCCTCCCCATGTTCTTCTATGTATTAAGTCAATATCCTATCTTCTTCAGCTGTCCATCTTCCTCTCTTCAACCCTACTTTCTCACAGCATGGAGCTCTTCCCATCGTTGATGATGATATGCTAACAACACCTACCAATAGAATGATGATAGTAGTTGCTTCATGCAAATGCAatgaaactatatatatataggtagaTACCAAATCATTTTGAACATAAGAAGGAAATATTTGGTTTTTggttatctttcttttaagaGCATAATATATACCATGGAACTTCAGCTTGGACCTTTGGGTTACTGAAAATTTCGACAGCTTTATGTCTCTTGTTTGTAGGGATAGGCTCACCCTGTGGTGTGTAGGAATCGCAAATTACCTATGCAAGAAAAAGATTATATTAAATCACACTAACTTCATAATATTTGTGGTGTAACAGTTAACAATTCCTCTTTGTATGTTGTGTTTTCTCTCATTAACTTGgttttaatttatcaatttttgaTTTAAAGTTTGAGTTGCATACAGGGCTCTTGTTAACTTCCattttagtctatttttttagtttaggtTAAGATGTCTTATGAAGCTATCTCCTACTTCTACCTGTTTTTGTTTATGCAAAAAATGTTCACTTTTTTACATATATAGAATTAGAAAGAAAACGAGTCTGGGTGCAATGGATGTTGATTCGGAGCCACTCAATTCACAAGAGAACGTTGAAGATTGCTTGATGACCAGTGTGGaagagaatgtaaattgcaCTTGTGATTGCGGTGGCAGCAGTAGCAAGTGTGTTGTTGTGACGGCCGATGATATTATAAACCAGACATTTGAAACATCAGATGCAGCTTATAACTTGTATGTGCGTTATGCAAGGTGTGTCGGGTCCGGAGTTCGCAAGGGTGATATAGCACGTGGAAAAGATGGAACACAACGCAGAAGGCGATTTTTTTGCAACAAGGAAGGAAAGAGAGCCGATAAATACATCTCTAATTTGAACAGGAAAAGGGAGCATAAAGCACTGACTCGTACGGGTTGTGAAGCCATGCTTGCGGTGTACTTTGATGCCAAAACTTCAGCTTGGAgagttaaaaaattagttgagaAGCACAACCACGATCTTGTCCCCCAATGCTTGGTACACTTAATTCCAAACCACCGTGGGATGAATGAGGCTCAAAAAGCTCAGGCAAACACCATGCACTATAATGGTCTTCCAAGCTCTAAGATAATGGGACTAATGGTAGGCCAAGCTGGGGGTTATGCTAATGTCGGGTTCACAAAGAAGGATCTGAATAACCACATTGAAAGAACTCGTCGTGCAAAGCTCATTGGTGGGGATTCTAATGCAACAATTAGCTATCTACTTGGAAAAGCCGATGTTGACCCCATGGCCATTGCAAGGTACAGTGCTACTGATGAAAGTCGGCTGGCGAATCTATTTTGGGCAGATGGCATTTGTAGGGCGGATTATCAGTGCTTTGGAGATGTGCTTGCATTTGATACAACCTATCGGAAAAATAAGTACAGAAGACCGTTGGTTATCTTCTCGGGTTGTAACCATCACCGTCAAACATGCATATTTGGCTTTGCCTTGATAGAGAATGAACAAACAGCAACATATACGTGGTTGTTGCAAAACTTCTTAGATGTCATGCTGAACAAGTCTCCTAGTGTTGTGGTCACAGATGGTGATGAGGCAATGAAGGCAGCAATTCAAGAAATCTTTCCAAATGCAACTCACCGATTATGTGGTTGGCACATTCAGAGAAATGTAACAGCAAACATAAAAAGCAAAGGTTTTTCCGACGACTTCAGAAGATGTTTGTATGCTCCATGGCATCCGAATGAATTTGAAGGATATTGGgagaatatgataaaaaaatatgggTTGGAGGAAAATGAATGGGTACTAGATGAGTATCAAAAGAGGAAAAGCTGGGCAAGCGCCTACTTGCGAGATAAATTCTGTGCTGGATTTAGAACAACATCAAGGTGTGAAGGGATAAACAACTTCATCAAGAGGTTTATTGGCATTCGTCAAAGTCTTTTAGAGCTAGTCCAGAATCTTGAACATGCTCTCAGGGATTATAGACATAACGAATTAGTTTCTCAATTTAAGACGGTGTACGGAGAGCCTGTGTTAACAACTCGCTTAGCTGCATTGGAGCTTTGTGCTGTAAATTTTTACACACGGGAGATGTTTGGcaaagtaaaaacagaaattgaaGGAGTGGCTGCATTAGATGTTATAAATGAGGAAAATATATCAACTACTGTTGTTTTAAAAGTTAAGGAGTATGACAGAGGGCAACATATATACACCGTACTTTATGAGCGCAACACCGAGAATATGGAGTGTGAATGTAGTAGGTGGAGTAGTGAAGGCATTCCCTGTAGCCACATGTTTTGTGCCATGAAAAGGCTAGGTTTACAGAAGTTGCCAGAAAGTCTTCTTTTGAGAAGATGGTCCAAGGATGCCAAAAAGTATCCGGATGAAAGTTCAGCTGGAAGCACTGTGCAAGATGGAGAAAGAGATTTTTTAATGCGCTATGGCGCATTGTCAGTGGCAGCTACGTGGATGGTATTCTTAGGAGCTCAAGATGGTCCTTCTTTCCATGACACTATGAATGAAGTTTCTCGTTTGACCAAAATACTAGAGCAAAAGTCGTGCTTGAAAAGAGGAACAAGAGATTCTCCCATGCCGAACTTTGTTGGTGACCCTTCAGTTGTCAAGACAAAAGGTGCACCAAAGGGAAAAAAAGAGAGTAGAAAACGGAGGTGCACTAAATGCAACAATGCTGGTCATGTAAAGAAGAATTGTCCTGTGAAGAATGAGGGTGACAATTTGGGTGATAAGATTAGTGGTGGCACACAGGCTAGCTTTGGTGTAGAAGAGGTCAGTCAAATTCAAAATGGCATTATGCATTACTTGAATTAAAATAACCTGTTAAATTTTATGTCGTAGTTATACTTGATAGCAAGTTTGAGTTTATGCCTTCTTTTGTCACAGGAGCTTCCCAAAGACCCTATGGCTTCTCAAGGGACGCAAGCTAACAATGATGATTTTcagcaaaaataaaaactagTTCAGTTATAttttcagcaacaaattcaaatgCAGTGATGAATTAGGGCaacaaaactgaaaaaaaaagacCAGAGAAATTTATCTGAGGGCGGGGAGGAAGCTGATGGCGAGATTCAAAGTATGAAGACGACAACGACGACCAACCTCGGGACCGGCTACTTCTGCCGCCGGAAACGACAAGCGCGAGAAGGCGCACGACTAAGTCTGAGACGGTGAGGAGCCATGTGGAGCGACGACagcgacgacgacgacgaccaGTTCCGGGTCTGGGTGCTTCTGCCGCCGGCGTCAACGAGCTCAGGGAAGGCGTGCGAGTGCGACTGAGTGCCAGATGGTGACGACTGGCGACACGGAGAGCGACAAAAACCTTGAGTTGAGTGCGAGACCCGAGACGAGAGAGGGAGAAAGCTTGAGATCGCGATAGTGAGCAGAGAGATGAGACGAAGGAGACGAAGGAGATGCTGATTGCTGGGGCTAGGGGTGTTTTGGGGTTAGATTGAAAAATTGGTGAGCCATTGAGATTGAGTTTGTCTTGGCTTGGGCTTGGGCTACCAAGAgttagggtttttttttaacaaaaaagggacttaattgtaattttatatttttatagatttaaatgtctgtaaaataaaattaaggatatatttgtcattttgatgaaaaatttaaatatgatttggTTTAAATTATGTAAACCGATTGGATCAAATCGTTATAATCAACcgattttattttagtttaatcaaaatattttattaaccgGCTTAATATTTTGTCCAATAACAATGTGACACGTATAccgtctttaaaaaaagacgtttttgATGTGTTTATCAGAGTGGCCACCTTAAATTTAATGGTAGGACCACATTAaacttatttgaaattttttgagaCAGAAATAGAACGTTTAAAATGTTAGGGATCAAATTAGAATTTGACCCAAACATTAAagaccaaaataatattttacctttctattaatattttcttgcaatttattattcaaTAGTTATATATGTCTACTTTTAAttatatgattatgaatatttttttaatttattaaaaaaatacaattttgttctttcctttttattttacctatttttatatttcatagtttatttatagtaaaaaatCACATATACCAGAAGAGAATATCAGTTTTTTACCTATTACTCTTTCATCcggtaatatttttttcttctatgatgcattatttttattcttttgattttattataaactataaaatattattatttattattgtactcgatctcttttattctttttattttgttcgtatttaaatttttttaatttttattataaattttatcttNNNNNNNNNNNNNNNNNNNNNNNNNNNNNNNNNNNNNNNNNNNNNNNNNNNNNNNNNNNNNNNNNNNNNNNNNNNNNNNNNNNNNNNNNNNNNNNNNNNNNNNNNNNNNNNNNNNNNNNNNNNNNNNNNNNNNNNNNNNNNNNNNNNNNNNNNNNNNNNNNNNNNNNNNNNNNNNNNNNN is part of the Arachis duranensis cultivar V14167 chromosome 1, aradu.V14167.gnm2.J7QH, whole genome shotgun sequence genome and encodes:
- the LOC107466209 gene encoding protein FAR1-RELATED SEQUENCE 5-like, with translation MDVDSEPLNSQENVEDCLMTSVEENVNCTCDCGGSSSKCVVVTADDIINQTFETSDAAYNLYVRYARCVGSGVRKGDIARGKDGTQRRRRFFCNKEGKRADKYISNLNRKREHKALTRTGCEAMLAVYFDAKTSAWRVKKLVEKHNHDLVPQCLVHLIPNHRGMNEAQKAQANTMHYNGLPSSKIMGLMVGQAGGYANVGFTKKDLNNHIERTRRAKLIGGDSNATISYLLGKADVDPMAIARYSATDESRLANLFWADGICRADYQCFGDVLAFDTTYRKNKYRRPLVIFSGCNHHRQTCIFGFALIENEQTATYTWLLQNFLDVMLNKSPSVVVTDGDEAMKAAIQEIFPNATHRLCGWHIQRNVTANIKSKGFSDDFRRCLYAPWHPNEFEGYWENMIKKYGLEENEWVLDEYQKRKSWASAYLRDKFCAGFRTTSRCEGINNFIKRFIGIRQSLLELVQNLEHALRDYRHNELVSQFKTVYGEPVLTTRLAALELCAVNFYTREMFGKVKTEIEGVAALDVINEENISTTVVLKVKEYDRGQHIYTVLYERNTENMECECSRWSSEGIPCSHMFCAMKRLGLQKLPESLLLRRWSKDAKKYPDESSAGSTVQDGERDFLMRYGALSVAATWMVFLGAQDGPSFHDTMNEVSRLTKILEQKSCLKRGTRDSPMPNFVGDPSVVKTKGAPKGKKESRKRRCTKCNNAGHVKKNCPVKNEGDNLGDKISGGTQASFGVEEELPKDPMASQGTQANNDDFQQK